One stretch of Candidatus Cetobacterium colombiensis DNA includes these proteins:
- a CDS encoding TRAP transporter small permease — MKEKKEFENYIIMTLMIMLILLGTLQILFRFLLNFSLSWTEELTRYFFVLMVYTGASLAIKQRKHVKVDILENMLSKTGKKYLYAINDCILIILLIWIGFAGLKICYSTWEMEQLSPAMELPMYLVYAIIPVTFFLGAFRGVQVFIENLKNKERG; from the coding sequence ATGAAAGAAAAAAAAGAGTTTGAAAATTATATAATAATGACATTAATGATTATGTTAATTCTTTTAGGAACATTACAAATTTTATTTAGATTTTTATTAAATTTTTCTCTTTCATGGACAGAAGAATTAACAAGATATTTTTTTGTTCTGATGGTGTATACTGGAGCCTCTTTAGCAATTAAGCAAAGAAAACATGTTAAAGTAGATATATTAGAAAATATGTTGTCGAAAACTGGAAAAAAATATTTATATGCTATTAATGATTGTATTTTAATTATTTTATTAATATGGATAGGATTTGCAGGACTTAAGATATGTTATAGTACTTGGGAAATGGAACAATTATCACCAGCTATGGAATTACCAATGTATTTAGTTTATGCAATAATACCAGTAACTTTCTTTTTAGGGGCATTCAGAGGAGTGCAAGTTTTTATTGAAAATTTAAAAAATAAGGAAAGGGGTTAA
- a CDS encoding TRAP transporter substrate-binding protein, with product MKKIGNSKLLLTGLLLLSMSQFTLAQKIMRVGLGVPESHFEYKGMELFKKNVEENTNGAVKVELYPSNQLGVDQEVLEQIKFGAAQMNLPDPAILGNLVKDFQILSLPYLFDSQEEAVKITKGEWGKELLTKLDKAGYVGLGFAPFGFRHVTNNAREIKSIEDFKGLKIRTMQNPIHLEVFRALGTNPTPMPFSELFSALQQGVVDGQENPLMNIYSNKLNEVQKYGTMTGHVFSWVVLVVGKNFYSSLTPEQQKTLHDAADLAIDYMDAAVISDDKMAREEMAKTKLNFIDPSPEFKQQIKEKVQPIVDKAGQKVNKKLYEDFKEAKNKVNQ from the coding sequence ATGAAAAAAATTGGAAATTCAAAATTATTATTAACAGGTTTATTATTATTATCAATGTCTCAATTTACATTAGCTCAAAAAATTATGAGAGTAGGATTAGGTGTACCTGAATCTCATTTTGAATATAAAGGAATGGAGTTATTTAAGAAAAATGTTGAAGAAAATACAAATGGGGCAGTAAAAGTAGAATTATATCCTTCAAATCAATTGGGAGTTGATCAGGAAGTTTTAGAGCAAATAAAATTTGGTGCGGCACAAATGAATTTACCAGATCCTGCTATTTTAGGAAATTTAGTAAAAGATTTTCAAATATTAAGTTTACCATATCTATTTGATTCACAGGAAGAAGCAGTTAAAATTACAAAGGGAGAATGGGGTAAAGAATTATTAACAAAATTAGATAAAGCTGGATACGTAGGGTTAGGATTTGCTCCTTTTGGGTTTAGACATGTTACAAATAATGCAAGAGAAATAAAAAGTATAGAAGATTTCAAAGGTCTGAAAATAAGAACAATGCAAAATCCAATTCATTTAGAAGTGTTTAGAGCGTTAGGAACTAATCCAACACCAATGCCTTTTAGTGAGTTATTTTCAGCACTGCAACAAGGTGTAGTAGATGGTCAAGAAAATCCTTTAATGAACATTTATTCAAATAAATTAAATGAAGTTCAAAAATATGGAACAATGACAGGGCATGTTTTTAGTTGGGTAGTATTAGTTGTAGGAAAAAATTTTTATAGCTCATTAACACCAGAACAACAGAAAACTCTTCATGATGCAGCAGATTTGGCTATAGATTATATGGATGCAGCAGTAATTTCTGATGATAAGATGGCTAGAGAAGAGATGGCTAAGACAAAGTTAAATTTTATAGACCCTTCACCAGAATTTAAGCAACAAATAAAAGAAAAAGTGCAACCAATAGTGGATAAAGCAGGACAAAAAGTTAATAAAAAATTATATGAAGATTTCAAAGAGGCAAAAAATAAAGTTAATCAATAG
- a CDS encoding bifunctional 4-hydroxy-2-oxoglutarate aldolase/2-dehydro-3-deoxy-phosphogluconate aldolase gives MKLLKSIKDDGLIVIIRNISDEDLIEVAESAYRGGARVFEVSLNQEQSYQQIKKLKEYFTNKDVLVGAGTVTNKEKAIRSHQLNADFFLTPGICKEVLDYSKEFKIPIIPGVFSPSEFQYCIENELKLLKLFPANSVKMNYIKNLRGPYNDFDVMAVGGVTEENLDEFLEAGHIGVGMGSSLLKKDDIKEKKWINIEERVKRVKEKIILYNKRK, from the coding sequence ATGAAACTTTTAAAAAGTATTAAAGATGATGGTTTAATTGTAATTATCAGAAATATTTCGGATGAAGATTTAATAGAAGTAGCTGAAAGTGCATATAGAGGAGGAGCGCGAGTATTTGAAGTATCTTTAAATCAAGAACAATCATATCAACAAATTAAAAAGTTAAAAGAATATTTTACAAATAAAGATGTTCTAGTAGGAGCAGGAACTGTAACAAATAAAGAGAAAGCAATAAGATCTCATCAATTAAATGCAGATTTTTTTTTAACACCAGGAATATGTAAGGAAGTTTTGGACTATTCTAAAGAATTTAAAATTCCAATAATACCAGGGGTCTTTTCTCCATCAGAATTTCAATATTGTATAGAAAATGAATTAAAGTTATTAAAATTATTTCCAGCAAATAGTGTAAAGATGAATTATATAAAAAACTTAAGGGGTCCTTATAATGATTTTGATGTTATGGCAGTTGGAGGTGTAACAGAAGAAAACTTAGATGAGTTTTTAGAAGCTGGTCACATAGGAGTTGGTATGGGAAGTAGTCTTTTAAAAAAGGATGATATAAAAGAAAAAAAATGGATAAATATAGAAGAAAGAGTTAAAAGAGTTAAAGAAAAAATAATACTATATAATAAAAGGAAGTGA
- a CDS encoding IclR family transcriptional regulator codes for MNKTVLRVLEIFELLSNSSKDMTVSEISKDLEIPKSSTHDILMPLLEKGYISIKNKKEKTYELGLKIFQISNLFQSKLEINQVVDPFLKELKEKTNNTVFFAVENNKKIVYLSKFEVNEGGIRTTAQLGSQNGLYYTGLGKAILATYSNEKIENYLNEIELYPRTEKTIVSKEVLLNDLKRIRERGYSIDNQEGEDNVYCIAVPIYDMNKNVLGAISMANLFTKITPQIVEQQSKMMIETALEISKKYGYYEEKLY; via the coding sequence ATGAATAAAACGGTTTTAAGAGTTTTAGAGATATTTGAATTGTTAAGTAATTCAAGTAAGGATATGACAGTATCTGAAATTTCAAAAGATTTAGAGATTCCTAAAAGTAGTACTCATGATATATTAATGCCACTTTTAGAGAAGGGGTATATTTCTATAAAAAATAAAAAAGAAAAAACATATGAATTAGGCTTAAAAATATTTCAAATTTCAAATTTATTTCAAAGTAAGTTGGAAATAAATCAAGTGGTTGATCCATTTTTAAAAGAATTAAAAGAAAAAACAAATAATACAGTTTTTTTTGCAGTTGAAAATAATAAAAAAATTGTTTATCTTTCAAAATTTGAAGTTAATGAAGGAGGAATTAGAACAACTGCTCAGTTGGGATCTCAGAATGGACTTTACTATACGGGATTAGGAAAAGCTATATTAGCGACTTATTCAAATGAAAAAATAGAAAATTATTTAAATGAAATAGAATTATATCCAAGAACCGAAAAAACAATAGTCTCGAAAGAAGTTCTATTAAATGATTTGAAAAGAATACGAGAAAGGGGATATTCAATAGATAATCAAGAAGGAGAAGATAATGTTTATTGTATAGCAGTTCCAATATATGATATGAATAAAAATGTTTTAGGAGCTATTAGTATGGCAAATTTATTTACAAAAATTACACCTCAGATAGTAGAGCAACAAAGTAAAATGATGATCGAAACAGCCTTAGAAATATCAAAAAAGTATGGGTATTATGAAGAGAAACTTTATTAA
- a CDS encoding 2-dehydro-3-deoxygalactonokinase, translated as MEKRILTLDVGTTNSRIRSWVGNVLEEEIKIPIGIKSDKEILTSKIQENINILKNKKSEIEGIIASGMITSNLGLCHIDHLTLPVTLNKLAENIEKKEICGIPTYYITGIKTTQKLDELNLNDVIRGEEVEVFGILKKLQIKEECIIILPGSHNKFILVNRNHEILDFSTTISGELLEIITKNSILKNSLDASFCDELNYKFLQKGYFFSKEKGFGKALFSLRSLDLFNDLSLNEKSSYLLGIIIQQDIESLVLNKFLTKERTVIIGGAGNFVKAMDYLLKENIPDVKVKIINDNKLSSIGALEIAKVSSLINL; from the coding sequence GTGGAGAAGCGAATACTAACCTTAGATGTTGGAACAACTAATTCAAGAATCAGAAGTTGGGTAGGAAATGTCCTTGAAGAAGAAATAAAAATTCCTATAGGGATAAAGTCTGATAAAGAAATATTAACTTCTAAAATACAAGAAAATATAAACATTCTAAAAAATAAAAAAAGTGAAATAGAGGGAATAATAGCTTCTGGAATGATAACATCTAATCTAGGATTATGCCATATAGATCACTTAACTTTACCAGTGACATTAAATAAATTAGCTGAAAATATTGAAAAAAAAGAGATATGTGGAATTCCAACATATTATATAACAGGAATAAAAACAACACAAAAATTAGATGAATTAAATTTAAATGATGTTATTAGAGGAGAAGAAGTTGAAGTTTTTGGAATATTGAAAAAACTTCAAATAAAAGAGGAGTGTATCATAATTTTACCAGGATCACATAATAAATTTATACTTGTAAATAGAAATCATGAAATACTAGATTTCTCAACAACTATAAGTGGTGAATTATTAGAAATAATAACGAAAAATAGCATACTTAAAAATTCTTTAGATGCCTCATTCTGTGATGAATTAAATTATAAATTTTTACAAAAAGGGTATTTTTTTTCGAAAGAAAAAGGTTTTGGTAAAGCTCTTTTTTCTCTGAGATCTTTAGATCTATTTAACGATTTATCTTTAAATGAAAAATCTAGCTATTTATTAGGAATAATAATTCAGCAGGATATAGAATCACTAGTTTTAAATAAATTTTTAACAAAAGAAAGAACAGTAATAATTGGAGGAGCAGGAAATTTTGTAAAAGCAATGGATTATTTATTAAAAGAAAATATTCCTGATGTTAAAGTTAAAATTATTAATGACAATAAACTTTCATCAATAGGAGCACTAGAAATTGCTAAAGTAAGTAGCTTAATTAACTTATAG